A region from the Paraburkholderia youngii genome encodes:
- a CDS encoding LysR family transcriptional regulator, whose translation MSQRGFDLAQLRTFVAVAESGGVSAGAERVFLSQSSVSEQLKKLEERAGQPLLVRGRQGVNPTPAGGRLLEHARRIIAMSEAAFDDLQGRSLDGELRIAITDYYRPHDIARILKTFSEQHPRLKLHVTVLPSAVIDSGADDHASFDIGLSARLVIGQPRARGAGAASIVVRREKLLWASCADAPTRHATPYQLVLLPTTCQLQRFVVKLLDEHKVAYVVSHSASGVAGLQLALKAGLGISCLNESSLGGGVVACAANIGLPPLPAIEFHLLPRRPGESELVGNARDALVRLFA comes from the coding sequence ATGAGCCAGCGTGGTTTCGACCTTGCACAGTTGCGGACCTTCGTCGCCGTCGCCGAATCGGGCGGAGTGTCGGCGGGCGCCGAGCGCGTGTTCCTGTCACAGTCGTCGGTAAGCGAGCAGCTGAAAAAGCTCGAGGAGCGCGCCGGCCAGCCGCTCCTCGTGCGCGGCCGCCAAGGTGTGAACCCGACGCCCGCTGGCGGGCGTCTGCTCGAGCATGCGCGCCGCATCATCGCGATGAGCGAAGCGGCCTTCGACGACCTGCAAGGCCGCTCGCTCGACGGCGAGCTGCGCATCGCAATCACCGATTACTACCGCCCGCACGACATCGCACGCATCCTCAAGACGTTTTCGGAACAGCATCCGCGGCTGAAGCTGCACGTGACGGTGCTGCCGAGCGCGGTGATCGACAGCGGCGCGGACGATCACGCGTCGTTCGACATCGGTTTGTCGGCGCGGCTCGTCATCGGCCAGCCGCGCGCACGCGGTGCCGGTGCCGCGAGCATCGTCGTGCGGCGCGAAAAGCTGCTATGGGCCAGCTGCGCCGATGCCCCCACCCGCCACGCCACACCGTATCAACTAGTGCTGCTGCCGACGACCTGTCAGCTGCAGCGCTTCGTCGTCAAGCTGCTCGACGAACACAAGGTAGCGTACGTGGTGTCGCATTCGGCGTCGGGCGTCGCGGGGCTGCAGCTCGCCTTGAAGGCGGGGCTGGGGATTTCCTGTCTGAACGAGTCGTCGCTCGGCGGCGGCGTGGTCGCGTGCGCCGCGAACATCGGCTTGCCGCCGCTGCCCGCCATCGAGTTTCATCTGTTGCCGCGGCGTCCGGGCGAAAGCGAACTGGTCGGCAATGCACGTGATGCGCTCGTGCGACTCTTCGCATGA
- a CDS encoding c-type cytochrome produces MYRKTIGSAVLFVLCALQALWSGAALAATDASGAMPPSMDQRIRACTSCHGEQGQGRKNDYFPRIAGKPAEYLFNQLIAFRDGGRTYPPMGYLLAFLPDDYLRQISEYFAALQPPYPESERAALSPKLLAAGEKLVTHGDPARGIPACIACHGARMTGTQPGIPGLLGLHASYIAGQMGTWRSGTRHALAPDCMRTIALKLNDNDIAAVSNWLARQPRPADPRPAPASAERLPLACGSQPQ; encoded by the coding sequence GTGTATCGCAAAACTATCGGCTCTGCGGTCCTGTTCGTGCTGTGCGCGCTTCAAGCGCTATGGAGCGGCGCGGCGTTAGCGGCCACCGACGCGTCCGGCGCGATGCCGCCATCGATGGACCAGCGCATACGCGCTTGCACGTCGTGTCACGGCGAGCAGGGCCAGGGACGCAAAAACGACTACTTCCCGCGCATCGCCGGCAAGCCGGCCGAGTACCTGTTCAACCAGCTGATCGCGTTTCGCGACGGCGGCCGCACCTATCCGCCGATGGGCTATCTGCTCGCGTTCCTGCCCGACGACTACCTGCGCCAGATCAGCGAGTACTTCGCGGCCCTGCAGCCGCCCTATCCCGAATCCGAGCGCGCCGCCCTGTCGCCGAAGCTGCTTGCCGCCGGTGAAAAGCTCGTGACGCATGGCGACCCGGCGCGCGGCATACCGGCGTGCATCGCCTGTCACGGCGCCCGCATGACCGGCACGCAGCCGGGCATTCCGGGCCTGCTCGGCTTGCACGCGAGCTATATCGCCGGACAGATGGGTACGTGGCGCTCAGGCACCCGCCACGCGCTCGCGCCGGACTGCATGCGCACGATCGCGCTCAAGCTGAACGACAACGACATCGCCGCGGTATCGAACTGGCTCGCGCGCCAGCCGCGTCCCGCCGATCCCCGGCCCGCACCGGCATCCGCCGAGCGGCTGCCCCTCGCTTGCGGGAGCCAACCGCAATGA
- a CDS encoding cytochrome C oxidase subunit II, whose translation MSTDSSHQPGSGHAVALRAERRWAIFAVALIVLMLAVIVFVGVHWSMMPPSRVETIDPSRLQLSGEFAEDNLGSAVQPDGSVIVRFVAQQYSFTPQCLLVPADTPITIRTTSADVVHGLLVTDTNINTMVVPGYVATLNTQFDHPADHAMPCHEFCGFGHQTMWAHVKVIDKAAFFEQARQSRRLSCVPR comes from the coding sequence ATGTCGACCGACTCCTCTCATCAACCCGGTAGCGGCCATGCGGTCGCATTGCGCGCCGAGCGGCGCTGGGCGATCTTCGCGGTCGCGCTGATCGTGCTGATGCTCGCCGTGATCGTGTTCGTGGGCGTGCATTGGTCGATGATGCCGCCGTCGCGCGTCGAGACGATCGATCCGTCGCGCCTGCAGCTATCCGGCGAATTCGCCGAAGACAATCTCGGCAGCGCGGTGCAGCCGGACGGCTCGGTGATCGTGCGCTTCGTCGCGCAGCAGTACTCGTTCACGCCGCAATGTCTGCTGGTGCCCGCCGATACGCCGATCACGATCCGCACCACCAGCGCCGACGTCGTGCACGGCCTGCTCGTCACCGACACCAATATCAACACGATGGTCGTGCCCGGCTACGTCGCGACGCTGAACACGCAGTTCGACCATCCCGCCGATCACGCGATGCCGTGCCACGAATTCTGCGGCTTCGGCCATCAGACCATGTGGGCGCACGTGAAGGTGATCGACAAAGCCGCCTTCTTCGAGCAGGCACGACAATCACGGAGACTGAGCTGTGTTCCACGCTAA
- a CDS encoding c-type cytochrome gives MKPTLRPPGWLRPASMASVLATGSFALALLVHGPLTTPAHAATAAPQGAEATAKAGTSPDTRPEIVRRGEYLARAGDCIACHTAPRGRLFAGGLAMETPFGTLYSPNITPDPQYGIGTWSEEAFFKMMRTGRKPDGAPIYPAMPVAQYTKVTREDSDAIFAFLKTVEPVRQPNHPHTLRFPFNQRDLLYGWRTLYFHEGEFKPDPTKSVEWNRGAYLVEGLGHCTMCHTRINMLGGSSPREQFAGGLIPVQNWYAPSLTSDKDGGLGDWSIQDIVDLLQAGISNRGAVYGPMAEVTYHSLQHLSEEDIRAMAVYLKSLPDQGGRKTGPSATPNPKVFALGKQIYADKCAICHGDNGEGQLPHYPPLAGNQSIEMDSAVNPIRIVLNGGFPPGTKRNPQPFGMPPFGQELNDAEAAAVVTFIRTAWGNHGLPVTAREVNELRKAPLH, from the coding sequence ATGAAGCCGACACTCCGCCCGCCCGGTTGGCTGCGCCCGGCAAGCATGGCTAGCGTCCTTGCAACCGGCAGCTTCGCGCTCGCGTTGCTGGTCCATGGACCGCTCACGACGCCGGCGCATGCCGCGACCGCCGCGCCCCAAGGCGCGGAAGCAACTGCCAAGGCTGGAACCAGTCCCGACACTCGCCCTGAGATCGTAAGACGCGGCGAATACCTCGCGCGCGCGGGCGACTGCATCGCGTGCCACACCGCGCCGCGGGGCCGGCTGTTCGCCGGCGGGCTCGCGATGGAAACGCCGTTCGGCACGCTGTACTCGCCGAACATCACGCCGGACCCGCAGTACGGCATCGGCACGTGGAGCGAGGAAGCGTTCTTCAAGATGATGCGCACCGGCCGCAAGCCGGACGGCGCGCCGATCTATCCGGCAATGCCGGTCGCCCAGTACACGAAGGTCACGCGCGAGGACTCGGACGCGATCTTCGCGTTCCTGAAGACCGTCGAGCCGGTGCGTCAGCCGAATCACCCGCACACGCTGCGCTTCCCGTTCAATCAGCGCGATCTGCTGTACGGCTGGCGCACGCTGTATTTCCACGAGGGTGAGTTCAAGCCCGACCCGACCAAATCGGTCGAATGGAATCGTGGCGCGTATCTGGTCGAGGGGCTCGGGCACTGCACGATGTGCCACACGCGCATCAACATGCTGGGCGGTTCGTCGCCGCGCGAGCAGTTCGCGGGCGGGCTGATTCCGGTGCAGAACTGGTACGCGCCGTCGCTCACTTCGGACAAGGACGGCGGCCTCGGCGACTGGAGCATCCAGGACATCGTCGATCTGCTGCAGGCGGGCATCTCCAATCGCGGCGCAGTCTACGGCCCGATGGCCGAGGTCACCTATCACAGCCTGCAGCATCTGAGCGAGGAAGACATCCGCGCGATGGCCGTCTATCTGAAGTCGCTGCCCGACCAGGGCGGCCGCAAGACCGGTCCGAGCGCGACGCCGAACCCGAAGGTGTTCGCGCTCGGCAAGCAGATCTATGCGGACAAGTGCGCGATCTGCCACGGCGACAACGGCGAAGGACAGCTGCCGCACTACCCGCCGCTCGCGGGCAACCAGTCGATCGAAATGGACTCGGCCGTCAATCCGATCCGCATCGTGCTGAACGGCGGTTTCCCGCCGGGCACCAAACGCAATCCGCAGCCGTTCGGCATGCCGCCGTTCGGCCAGGAGCTGAACGACGCCGAAGCGGCCGCCGTCGTCACGTTCATCCGCACCGCGTGGGGCAATCACGGGCTGCCGGTGACGGCCCGCGAGGTCAACGAGCTGCGCAAGGCACCGCTGCATTGA